A part of Biomphalaria glabrata chromosome 3, xgBioGlab47.1, whole genome shotgun sequence genomic DNA contains:
- the LOC129925085 gene encoding uncharacterized protein LOC129925085, which translates to MPIQGLTSVQFELGNQFFIHEFLIANITDDCIIGLDLMQKFGFSIDIGGGALTCGDVEIALLNDEDEEENGRIRRIMLTEDTSLPAQSELIFYEKLEPGHTKTRTALIEGKEDNYSEFAVGKTLVMIDRDQKVPVRVMNLGLGEKKLRKDSIIAVCYTFDLIQNCSDDNIIRDSTASAHLHITGLLGKIKTNLSDEQYASAEKLICEFNDIFPTDETDCGRTNMVQHRIDRGNTRPIRHPPRRLPLAKQKKAMDMIECMRRQGVIEPSNSPWCSPIVLVRKKKKTVLCDSV; encoded by the coding sequence ATGCCTATACAAGGATTGACGAGTGTTCAATTCGAGCTCGGGAATCAGTTCTTCATTCATGAATTCCTGATCGCCAATATAACCGATGACTGCATTATAGGACTCGACTTAATGCAGAAATTCGGGTTTTCTATTGACATTGGCGGAGGAGCTTTGACATGTGGGGATGTAGAGATTGCTTTACTAAATGATGAGGATGAGGAAGAGAATGGTCGAATCAGAAGAATCATGTTGACGGAGGATACGAGCTTGCCTGCACAATCTGAATTGATTTTTTACGAAAAATTGGAGCCTGGTCATACAAAAACGAGAACGGCACTGATCGAGGGCAAGGAAGATAACTACAGTGAATTTGCCGTAGGTAAGACGTTGGTCATGATTGATAGAGATCAGAAAGTACCTGTTAGAGTTATGAACCTTGGCTTGGGtgaaaaaaaactaagaaaagACAGCATCATAGCTGTTTGCTATACGTTCGACCTGATACAAAATTGCAGCGATGATAACATCATCAGGGACAGCACTGCATCAGCCCACCTGCATATTACAGGGCTCTTGGGGAAGATTAAGACGAATTTATCGGATGAACAATATGCCAGTGCCGAAAAATTGATTTGTGAGTTTAATGATATTTTTCCGACTGATGAGACAGATTGCGGGCGAACGAATATGGTTCAACATCGTATCGACAGAGGAAACACCAGACCAATTCGACATCCACCACGTCGTCTTCCactggcaaaacaaaaaaaagccatGGACATGATAGAATGCATGAGACGACAGGGAGTCATTGAGCCCTCCAATAGTCCTTGGTGCTCACCTATAGtcttagtgagaaaaaaaaaaaagacggttCTATGCGATTCTgtgtag